The following proteins are co-located in the Microvirga ossetica genome:
- a CDS encoding adenylate/guanylate cyclase domain-containing protein: MNQSSPVNENLLKRRLTELEAAGSWAPDVLPGLERFIRTADDYDLFRVNPLQYASANGLGEEDGIELFVHAAKAGLFEMDWLLICAYCPQVAGSFRELDQVHPRFQCAFCNALNDVALDDYIQVAFTVSNGVRDIAFRHPERLSVEDYYLRYHFAKGFRPPHGLTREQIVAALSRGFADIEAQQQQSFEFDVTAGRFEVMDLSHKLLLVFFVGGEQAEPQRTLVHLESGRFVVLDRPTEPRDMVLGDGTFSFRQTADLRPGKHTVAIENRTGDPGRLWFLQYPLGFEAHRVEYEPFLSGKRLLLTPSFGELYKTQLVDEAESLTISDMTYLFTDLKDSTPLYESVGDVNAYFLVRQHFDILNTIIRERAGTIVKTIGDAVMAGFEHPQDAVRAAIEMIEELSKFNQTASRPLGLKVGVHRGRAIAVRLNDRIDYFGQDVNIAARVQGLADVNEVCITETVMEAPGVHESVANRVVSREYENLKGIGQKMEIHRLAISQMQE, encoded by the coding sequence ATGAACCAGTCGTCTCCCGTGAACGAAAACCTCTTGAAGCGGCGCCTGACCGAACTCGAGGCAGCAGGGAGCTGGGCGCCGGATGTTCTCCCGGGGCTTGAGCGCTTTATCCGTACGGCCGACGACTATGATCTCTTTCGCGTCAACCCACTTCAATACGCGAGCGCTAACGGCCTCGGTGAAGAGGACGGAATCGAACTGTTCGTACACGCCGCCAAGGCGGGCCTGTTCGAGATGGACTGGCTGCTCATCTGCGCTTACTGCCCACAGGTCGCCGGCAGTTTTCGCGAGCTCGATCAGGTCCACCCACGCTTCCAATGTGCGTTCTGCAACGCGCTCAACGACGTGGCGCTCGACGACTACATCCAGGTCGCCTTTACGGTCTCGAATGGCGTCCGCGACATCGCATTCCGTCACCCCGAGAGGCTGTCCGTCGAGGACTATTACCTCCGCTATCACTTCGCCAAGGGCTTCAGGCCTCCGCACGGCCTGACACGCGAGCAGATCGTGGCGGCGCTCTCACGGGGATTTGCCGACATAGAGGCTCAGCAGCAGCAAAGCTTCGAATTCGATGTGACGGCCGGCCGCTTCGAGGTCATGGATTTGAGCCACAAGCTCCTTCTGGTCTTCTTCGTGGGCGGAGAGCAGGCAGAACCGCAAAGGACCCTGGTTCACCTCGAGTCGGGCCGCTTCGTGGTGCTGGACCGACCGACGGAACCGAGAGACATGGTGCTCGGCGACGGGACCTTCTCGTTTCGGCAGACGGCCGATCTCAGACCGGGCAAGCACACCGTCGCGATCGAGAATCGCACGGGCGATCCCGGCCGCCTCTGGTTCCTCCAATACCCATTGGGGTTCGAGGCTCATCGTGTCGAGTACGAGCCGTTTCTGTCCGGCAAACGGTTGCTGCTGACCCCGAGCTTCGGCGAACTCTACAAGACGCAGCTGGTGGACGAGGCGGAGAGCCTGACAATCTCCGACATGACTTACCTGTTCACCGATCTGAAGGATTCGACGCCGCTGTATGAAAGCGTCGGTGACGTGAACGCATATTTCCTCGTGCGCCAACACTTCGACATCTTGAACACGATCATCCGGGAGCGAGCCGGCACCATCGTCAAGACGATCGGCGACGCGGTCATGGCCGGCTTCGAGCATCCGCAGGACGCTGTTCGCGCCGCGATCGAGATGATCGAGGAACTGTCGAAATTCAACCAAACGGCCTCGCGGCCGTTGGGGCTCAAGGTCGGCGTGCACAGAGGGCGGGCCATCGCGGTCAGGCTCAACGACCGGATCGACTATTTTGGTCAGGACGTGAACATCGCCGCCCGCGTGCAAGGTCTCGCCGACGTCAACGAGGTTTGCATCACCGAAACCGTGATGGAGGCGCCGGGCGTCCATGAAAGCGTCGCGAACCGCGTGGTGTCACGCGAATACGAGAACCTGAAGGGCATTGGCCAGAAGATGGAGATCCATCGGCTGGCAATCTCCCAAATGCAGGAGTGA
- a CDS encoding aconitase X: MELISHGRTLVAGDAMGELLSATVGLSFWGGVDPRTGVVIDQHHPLCGESLAGRVLAIPSGRGSCSGSGVLLELILNGHAPAAIVLCEREEILTLGALVAEEVFEQSIPVLRVEREVFARLDEYRYARVAGSSLRLFHEPPIADRLPETAQHGSNEDTTIRLDAVDQAFLSGRHGKAAQVAMRLLLRMAAIHEAEAFMDVSQVHIDGCIYTGPASLRFAQMLTGWSARVRVPTTLNAISVDKRRWRVQGVAEDLGAPASALADAYLAMGAQPSFTCAPYLLASAPRFGEQVGWAESNAVVYANSVIGARTMKYPDYLDICIALTGRAPLAGCHLDAGRRATLALEVEMPAGADDAFWPLLGYCCGSVCGTEIPLIRGLEMSAAGPDELKAFGAAFATVAAAPMFHIAGITPEANEQKPERQVRIGLGELRQAWEVLNTAASPEVGLVSLGNPHFSLDECARLAALVSERTKSADVAVVVTCGRAVHDAASQAGHVAAAEAFGVQFVTDTCWCMLGEPVIPPAVRTLMTNSGKYAHYAPGLVGRGVRFGSMAECIEAACSGKTQQEPPAWLS; the protein is encoded by the coding sequence ATGGAGCTCATCAGTCACGGCAGGACATTGGTGGCGGGCGATGCAATGGGCGAATTGCTCAGCGCCACGGTGGGGCTCAGCTTCTGGGGCGGTGTCGATCCTCGAACGGGCGTCGTCATCGACCAACACCATCCTCTGTGCGGTGAAAGCCTCGCCGGGCGTGTGCTCGCGATCCCGAGCGGACGTGGATCGTGCTCCGGAAGCGGCGTGCTGCTCGAACTGATCCTGAACGGCCATGCGCCGGCGGCCATCGTCCTCTGTGAGCGCGAAGAGATCCTCACCCTCGGCGCGCTGGTCGCCGAGGAGGTTTTCGAGCAGTCGATCCCGGTGCTGAGGGTGGAGCGGGAGGTGTTCGCGCGCCTCGATGAGTACCGGTACGCCAGAGTGGCCGGATCGAGCCTTCGGCTCTTCCACGAGCCACCCATCGCGGACCGGCTGCCCGAAACGGCGCAGCACGGGAGCAACGAGGACACGACAATCCGATTGGACGCGGTCGACCAGGCGTTTCTCTCGGGCCGGCATGGCAAGGCGGCGCAGGTCGCCATGCGCCTGCTGCTCCGGATGGCCGCGATTCACGAGGCCGAGGCCTTCATGGATGTCTCCCAGGTACACATCGACGGCTGCATCTACACAGGTCCGGCAAGCTTGCGCTTTGCGCAGATGCTGACCGGGTGGAGCGCGCGCGTGCGGGTGCCGACAACGCTCAACGCCATCTCCGTGGACAAGCGACGCTGGCGTGTGCAGGGCGTGGCGGAAGACCTGGGAGCTCCGGCGAGCGCCCTTGCCGATGCCTATCTTGCCATGGGTGCCCAGCCAAGCTTCACCTGTGCGCCGTACCTGCTTGCGAGCGCGCCCCGGTTCGGCGAGCAGGTCGGCTGGGCGGAGTCGAACGCGGTGGTCTACGCCAACAGCGTCATCGGCGCGCGGACGATGAAATACCCCGACTACCTGGACATCTGCATTGCTCTGACGGGACGGGCTCCGCTCGCCGGCTGCCATCTTGATGCCGGGCGGCGGGCGACGCTCGCGCTGGAGGTCGAGATGCCCGCAGGAGCCGATGACGCCTTCTGGCCGCTGCTCGGATATTGCTGCGGCTCCGTCTGCGGCACCGAGATCCCATTGATCCGCGGGCTTGAGATGAGCGCCGCCGGGCCGGACGAGTTGAAGGCCTTCGGTGCAGCCTTCGCCACGGTTGCCGCCGCACCGATGTTCCACATCGCTGGGATCACGCCGGAAGCGAATGAGCAAAAGCCGGAGCGCCAGGTGCGCATCGGCTTGGGCGAACTGCGGCAGGCATGGGAGGTGCTGAACACGGCCGCATCGCCGGAGGTTGGGCTTGTCAGCCTCGGCAATCCCCACTTCTCCCTTGATGAATGCGCGCGACTGGCAGCTCTGGTGTCGGAGCGAACCAAGTCAGCGGACGTTGCGGTGGTCGTGACCTGTGGCCGGGCCGTGCACGACGCTGCCTCGCAGGCTGGTCATGTTGCGGCAGCCGAGGCCTTTGGCGTGCAGTTTGTCACCGATACATGCTGGTGCATGCTCGGCGAGCCGGTGATCCCCCCGGCTGTGCGAACGCTGATGACCAACTCCGGGAAGTACGCGCATTATGCGCCTGGCCTCGTCGGGCGTGGTGTCCGGTTCGGCAGCATGGCTGAATGCATCGAGGCCGCCTGTAGCGGCAAGACGCAACAGGAGCCGCCCGCCTGGCTATCGTAG
- a CDS encoding efflux RND transporter permease subunit, producing the protein MATLLLTAALTLAGLVAYRHLPVAALPRIDIPTISVATSLPGASPETMANTVSTPLIKEFSTIPSVREINATNVQGASSITLEFALERDIDMAATDVQAAIARAQPQMPKEMTALPVYRKLNPADAPVVLIVLRSDTFPLWQLDAFARTVISPRLSAIAGVAQVTLSGSQKYAVRIQLDPLTLAARGIGVDEVERAVRAANAQTPIGALTRLDQKLIIEVSTQLGDAQAWRDLIIANPKGRPLRLGDVAKVIDSVEDNQRASSHNGSPALVLAVQRQPDANTIEVLDRVRVVLPQIQEELGHNVSLTTMNDRSLSIRTAIEDVTFTLVLTVVLVCAVLYVGIGRLATTLIPSVTIPVSIVATFAAMHALGLSLDNITLLALTLSVGLVVDDAIVVTDNIVRHIEAGTPPHAAAPKGAKEVAFTVISMTVSLIAAFIPLLLMDGVVGHILSPFAITVSVSLAISALVSLSLAPMLAARLPGVRHREAGRHNMADRAMSGLTKCYGICLDLSLRLRPLMLILFLASLVASGWLFRIIPKGFLPQEDIGQITISTRARQDISFPAMVELQHQVGQALRTSPHVAEVVSEIGATGTTGLNEGRLFVELKAKAERSPLAQVLTDLRRDLDRLPGIESLVTTAQNARMGSQSGRSAYQLTVQAQTLAELQNWSARLAHRMSQDSTFIDVRADGQQTALQATIRVDRDKARQLGVSSEQLRSILHTGFATRQVAAIYGGADNYQVLIEFDPLFAQTADPLNLVTVRSASGVLVPLSSFATIERTVSSRSISQLGQRPAMTISFDTSAGTSLGEAVDRINALKLEEGFPATVTAGFTGTARVFQDMVHNQPLLLAAAILTIYIVLGMLYESFIHPITILAGLPAAAIGAVAALHLQQMELSIMGLIGVLLLLGIVKKNGIMMVDHAIVRQREGLSPSAAIREACLIRFRPIMLTTAVALAGAVPIAIGYGASSELRQPLGIAVIGGLIVSQLLTLFVTPVLYLYLEKLSGIGSRLFWIGKQHSAQHESDI; encoded by the coding sequence GTGGCCACACTCCTGCTGACTGCGGCCCTGACTCTCGCGGGCCTCGTTGCCTATCGGCATCTTCCTGTTGCGGCCCTGCCCCGCATTGATATTCCCACCATCTCCGTCGCGACCTCGCTTCCCGGCGCCAGCCCCGAGACCATGGCGAACACCGTCTCGACACCGCTGATCAAGGAGTTTTCGACCATCCCATCCGTTCGGGAGATCAACGCGACCAACGTTCAGGGCGCATCTTCGATCACCCTGGAATTCGCGCTTGAACGCGACATCGATATGGCAGCGACAGATGTCCAGGCCGCCATCGCCCGCGCACAGCCGCAAATGCCGAAGGAGATGACGGCACTCCCTGTCTACCGCAAGCTCAACCCGGCGGATGCTCCCGTCGTCCTGATCGTGCTGAGAAGCGATACGTTTCCCCTCTGGCAGCTCGATGCGTTCGCTCGCACCGTCATCTCGCCACGCTTATCCGCCATCGCCGGCGTCGCTCAGGTCACGCTATCCGGCAGCCAGAAATATGCGGTGCGCATCCAGCTCGATCCTCTGACCCTGGCGGCTCGTGGCATCGGCGTGGACGAGGTGGAGCGTGCCGTCCGCGCCGCCAACGCCCAGACGCCTATAGGCGCCCTCACACGATTGGACCAGAAGCTCATCATCGAGGTCTCGACCCAGCTCGGTGACGCACAAGCCTGGCGCGATCTCATCATCGCGAACCCCAAGGGGCGGCCCCTTCGCTTGGGCGACGTCGCCAAGGTGATCGACTCGGTTGAGGACAATCAGCGCGCCAGCAGTCACAATGGCTCACCCGCGCTGGTTCTGGCGGTGCAGCGCCAGCCCGATGCGAACACAATCGAAGTGCTGGACAGGGTTCGGGTCGTCCTGCCTCAGATCCAGGAAGAGCTTGGGCATAACGTATCTCTCACCACGATGAACGATCGCTCTCTTTCGATCCGCACAGCCATCGAGGACGTCACCTTCACCCTGGTGCTCACCGTCGTCCTCGTCTGCGCAGTCCTCTATGTCGGCATCGGCCGTCTTGCCACGACGCTGATCCCGAGCGTCACCATTCCCGTTTCCATCGTGGCCACCTTTGCGGCCATGCATGCCCTCGGCTTGTCCCTCGATAACATCACCCTGCTGGCCCTGACCCTCTCGGTCGGTCTCGTGGTGGATGACGCCATCGTGGTGACCGACAACATCGTACGACACATTGAGGCTGGAACGCCGCCCCATGCAGCAGCCCCGAAAGGAGCGAAGGAGGTTGCCTTCACGGTCATATCGATGACCGTGTCGCTCATAGCAGCATTCATTCCGCTGCTTCTCATGGACGGCGTGGTCGGACACATCCTAAGCCCCTTCGCCATCACGGTCTCAGTTTCGCTGGCGATCTCCGCTCTGGTCTCCTTGAGCCTTGCTCCAATGCTCGCCGCCCGCCTGCCCGGTGTCAGGCATCGGGAGGCCGGCCGCCACAATATGGCGGATCGCGCGATGTCGGGACTGACGAAATGCTACGGCATTTGCCTCGACTTGAGCCTGCGGCTCCGTCCTCTGATGCTGATCCTTTTCCTCGCCAGCCTCGTCGCCTCCGGCTGGCTGTTCAGGATCATACCGAAGGGCTTCCTCCCGCAGGAAGACATCGGACAGATCACGATCTCGACCCGGGCACGCCAGGATATTTCCTTCCCGGCGATGGTCGAGTTGCAGCATCAGGTCGGGCAGGCGCTGCGCACCTCGCCTCATGTGGCCGAGGTGGTCTCGGAGATCGGTGCTACAGGCACCACAGGCCTCAACGAGGGGCGATTGTTCGTAGAGCTGAAGGCCAAGGCCGAGCGGTCGCCACTTGCGCAGGTGCTGACGGATTTGCGCCGGGATCTGGATCGACTGCCCGGAATCGAGAGTCTTGTCACCACAGCCCAGAATGCCCGGATGGGAAGCCAGTCCGGCCGAAGCGCATACCAACTTACGGTGCAAGCCCAGACTCTTGCCGAGCTGCAGAATTGGTCGGCGCGTTTGGCTCACCGCATGAGCCAGGATTCCACGTTCATCGACGTTCGCGCCGACGGGCAGCAGACGGCCTTGCAGGCCACCATCCGCGTCGATCGCGACAAGGCGCGACAGCTCGGGGTTTCGTCCGAGCAGCTGCGCTCGATCCTTCATACCGGCTTCGCCACACGGCAGGTAGCGGCGATCTATGGCGGTGCGGACAACTATCAGGTTCTGATCGAGTTTGATCCCCTCTTCGCCCAGACGGCGGACCCGCTCAATCTTGTGACCGTTCGGTCGGCAAGCGGCGTTCTGGTCCCGCTCTCATCCTTTGCCACCATTGAACGGACGGTGAGCTCACGCTCCATCTCTCAGCTGGGGCAACGGCCGGCCATGACGATTTCCTTCGATACGTCCGCTGGCACATCGCTTGGCGAGGCCGTCGATCGAATCAATGCTCTCAAGCTCGAAGAAGGGTTTCCTGCAACTGTGACGGCCGGATTTACCGGAACCGCTCGCGTCTTCCAGGACATGGTGCACAACCAGCCTCTGCTGCTCGCGGCGGCAATCCTGACGATCTACATCGTCCTTGGCATGCTCTACGAGAGCTTTATCCACCCCATCACGATCTTGGCGGGCTTGCCGGCCGCCGCCATTGGAGCGGTCGCCGCCCTCCACCTTCAGCAGATGGAATTGAGCATCATGGGGCTCATTGGCGTCTTGTTGCTGCTCGGGATCGTGAAGAAGAACGGCATCATGATGGTCGATCATGCGATCGTCCGTCAGCGCGAAGGCCTCTCGCCATCCGCTGCGATCCGGGAGGCGTGTCTGATCCGCTTTCGCCCGATCATGCTGACGACAGCCGTGGCGTTAGCTGGCGCCGTTCCGATTGCCATCGGCTACGGCGCCAGCTCCGAGCTGCGTCAACCGCTTGGGATAGCGGTCATCGGGGGCCTGATCGTGTCGCAGCTGCTCACCCTCTTCGTTACGCCTGTCCTGTATCTTTACCTGGAGAAACTCTCCGGGATCGGATCGCGGCTGTTCTGGATCGGCAAACAACACTCTGCTCAGCACGAATCCGATATCTGA
- a CDS encoding efflux RND transporter periplasmic adaptor subunit: MAGPQPSLRRIGARGSRAHADSSADGAWTMIRTALLLLAVMSAGGLWYALAGAEGHASAPIPSVGLPGTSSLPPEPPASVRTALSQKSTPPVAVITAPVRAKTMPITRTSIGWIEPTARVTVRARMDGTIVERHIHDGADVVAGDLLFRLDDRELQAQIARGQAILARDRALLGKAQAELRRTQELLARSVSTHAQAEDAAAGVRIAAANASASEAALVMDQTRLEHTRITAPISGRAGIVHGSEGHVVRGSDPSGEGLVTITRMSPMKVAFSLPERDLPLLHAALAGPEGKGSVRVLTSQDTPVSTEADLTFIDSSIDAGSGTILAKATLNSNEGLWPGQYVRVELTLGMHPEAATVPLIALQMGQRGPHVFVVRPDETVEMRRVRHLDGIHDEVIVTEGLAPGERVVIEGQARLRDSMSIVETASAPIPMAQGSYAADARSVRR, from the coding sequence ATGGCAGGCCCTCAGCCTTCCCTTCGGCGGATTGGTGCTCGAGGCTCGCGAGCGCACGCTGACAGTTCGGCGGATGGAGCGTGGACAATGATCCGTACTGCGCTTCTTCTCCTTGCAGTCATGTCTGCGGGAGGTCTCTGGTACGCGTTGGCGGGCGCGGAAGGACACGCATCGGCTCCAATCCCGTCGGTCGGTTTGCCGGGGACCTCAAGTCTGCCCCCTGAGCCTCCAGCATCCGTTCGGACCGCCCTCTCGCAGAAGAGCACACCCCCGGTCGCCGTCATCACCGCTCCTGTCCGGGCAAAGACGATGCCCATCACACGGACTAGCATCGGCTGGATAGAACCAACGGCGCGAGTCACCGTGCGGGCTCGCATGGATGGCACCATCGTCGAGCGGCACATCCACGACGGTGCGGACGTTGTGGCCGGAGATCTCCTGTTCCGCCTCGATGACCGCGAGCTCCAGGCACAGATCGCCCGCGGACAGGCCATCCTGGCCCGCGACCGTGCCCTGCTGGGCAAAGCACAAGCCGAGCTCAGGCGAACCCAGGAACTGCTGGCCCGATCCGTCTCGACCCATGCCCAAGCCGAAGATGCTGCCGCCGGGGTCAGGATCGCCGCCGCCAATGCCTCGGCGAGCGAGGCGGCCCTGGTCATGGATCAGACCAGGCTGGAGCATACGAGGATCACCGCACCGATCAGTGGGCGTGCCGGCATCGTGCACGGGAGTGAAGGTCATGTGGTGCGCGGCTCCGATCCTTCGGGAGAGGGACTGGTCACCATCACGCGGATGTCGCCCATGAAAGTTGCGTTCTCTCTGCCGGAACGCGATCTTCCTCTGCTGCATGCAGCCCTCGCAGGCCCCGAGGGCAAGGGCTCCGTGCGGGTTCTCACCAGTCAGGATACCCCAGTTTCGACAGAGGCGGACCTGACATTCATCGACTCGTCGATCGACGCTGGTTCCGGCACCATTCTCGCCAAAGCCACTCTGAATTCCAACGAGGGACTATGGCCAGGTCAGTATGTTCGCGTCGAGCTGACGCTCGGCATGCACCCCGAGGCAGCGACCGTGCCCCTCATCGCACTGCAGATGGGACAACGTGGCCCCCATGTCTTCGTCGTCCGACCGGACGAGACCGTCGAGATGCGCCGTGTTCGGCACCTCGATGGAATCCATGATGAAGTCATCGTCACCGAAGGACTCGCTCCCGGCGAGCGCGTGGTGATCGAAGGCCAGGCACGCCTGCGCGACAGCATGTCGATTGTGGAGACGGCCTCGGCCCCGATCCCGATGGCGCAGGGCTCCTACGCCGCCGATGCCCGATCCGTGCGCCGATGA
- the hemA gene encoding 5-aminolevulinate synthase encodes MGMERHCHSDAQFPRCLAKLTETFVTDGRCETAAALLARPPLSFRTTPQAPKPIWKAPATRHYNRYFDAAIARLKAERRYRSFVDLERIAGRFPAAIWHSPQGQREITVWCSNDYLGMGQHPAVIEAMTDTVIRHGTGAGGTRNISGNSHPIVALEAELADLHGKEAALVFTSGYVSNQTGISTLAKLIPNCLILSDALNHNSMIEGVRQSGCDKAIFRHNDLEHLEDLLQTAGDRPKLIVFESVYSMDGDVAPIRQICDLAERYGAMTYIDEVHAVGMYGPRGAGLAERLGVMHRIDVIEGTLGKAFGVMGGYIAGAASVVDAVRSYAPGFIFSTALPPSVAAAATASVRHLKTSPVERRGQQCQVAQVKDALIRADLPLLATPTHIVPVMVGDAEACKAASDRLLNKHGIYIQPINYPTVPRGTERLRITPGPLHTNDHVEVLTQALVETWQALSLPFGGLVLEARERTLTVRRMERGQ; translated from the coding sequence ATGGGCATGGAACGGCACTGCCACAGCGATGCACAGTTCCCGCGCTGCTTGGCGAAGCTCACGGAAACATTCGTGACGGACGGCAGGTGCGAGACGGCGGCGGCATTGCTGGCGCGCCCTCCCCTTTCATTCAGAACCACCCCGCAAGCGCCGAAGCCGATCTGGAAGGCTCCCGCGACCAGGCACTACAACCGCTATTTCGATGCCGCCATTGCACGGCTGAAGGCCGAGCGGCGCTATCGCTCCTTCGTCGATCTGGAGCGTATCGCAGGCCGCTTTCCGGCAGCGATCTGGCATTCGCCCCAGGGCCAGCGCGAAATCACGGTGTGGTGCTCCAACGATTATCTCGGCATGGGACAGCACCCCGCCGTGATCGAGGCGATGACCGACACTGTTATCCGCCATGGAACGGGCGCCGGCGGCACCCGCAACATCTCGGGCAACAGCCATCCTATTGTGGCGCTCGAAGCCGAGCTCGCCGATCTCCACGGCAAGGAAGCGGCTCTCGTCTTCACCTCGGGCTACGTCTCGAACCAGACCGGCATCTCGACGCTGGCCAAGCTGATCCCGAACTGCCTGATCCTCTCGGACGCGCTCAACCACAACTCGATGATCGAGGGCGTGCGCCAGTCGGGCTGCGACAAGGCGATCTTCCGCCACAACGATCTCGAGCATCTGGAGGACCTGCTCCAAACCGCCGGTGATCGGCCCAAGCTCATCGTCTTCGAGAGCGTCTATTCCATGGACGGCGATGTGGCTCCCATCCGCCAGATCTGCGACCTCGCCGAGCGCTACGGCGCCATGACCTATATCGACGAGGTCCATGCGGTCGGCATGTACGGCCCGCGCGGCGCGGGCCTGGCAGAACGTCTTGGGGTCATGCACCGGATCGACGTGATCGAGGGCACGCTGGGCAAGGCCTTCGGCGTCATGGGCGGGTACATCGCGGGCGCCGCTTCGGTCGTCGATGCCGTTCGCAGCTATGCTCCGGGCTTCATCTTCAGCACGGCCCTGCCGCCGAGCGTGGCAGCCGCCGCCACGGCTTCCGTACGGCACCTCAAGACGTCGCCGGTCGAGCGTCGAGGGCAGCAATGTCAGGTGGCTCAGGTGAAGGACGCCCTGATCCGAGCGGATCTGCCCCTGCTCGCCACGCCGACCCATATCGTGCCGGTGATGGTGGGCGATGCCGAGGCCTGCAAGGCGGCCTCCGACCGGCTGCTGAACAAGCACGGCATCTATATCCAGCCGATCAACTACCCGACCGTGCCGCGCGGCACCGAGAGGCTGCGCATCACGCCTGGACCTCTTCACACCAACGACCATGTCGAGGTGCTGACACAGGCCCTTGTCGAAACATGGCAGGCCCTCAGCCTTCCCTTCGGCGGATTGGTGCTCGAGGCTCGCGAGCGCACGCTGACAGTTCGGCGGATGGAGCGTGGACAATGA
- a CDS encoding DUF6665 family protein codes for MPQSFSTGLMRETGWNVLDYELREQKAQTLGAVARQVEQALAVLRAFDAGDPGSDREDRRSALLDEAADRVWAFMIQRELCGFRNWEAVVRDYRIPREVLNRVGQVRPKAD; via the coding sequence ATGCCCCAGAGCTTCTCAACGGGCCTCATGCGGGAAACCGGCTGGAACGTGCTCGATTACGAGCTCCGGGAGCAAAAAGCGCAGACCTTGGGAGCCGTGGCCCGCCAGGTCGAGCAGGCTCTTGCGGTGTTACGGGCATTCGATGCCGGGGATCCCGGATCGGACAGGGAAGATCGGCGCAGCGCATTGCTGGACGAGGCCGCTGACCGAGTCTGGGCCTTCATGATTCAGCGCGAGTTGTGCGGGTTCCGGAACTGGGAAGCCGTGGTGAGGGATTACCGCATCCCCCGTGAGGTGTTGAATCGGGTGGGGCAAGTCAGACCCAAGGCGGACTAG
- a CDS encoding ISNCY family transposase: protein MTVIGMSRPEIDRVHILRDVVAERITVREAAQLLRITRRQVFRLLKAYQTGGPTALVSRRRGKPSNRSYPAALRTEVLALITANYADFGPTLACEKLAERHGIDLGVETIRRWMIAAGLWQERRQKLKGVHQPRYRRDCVGELVQIDGSEHSWFEDRGPPCTLLVYIDDATSRLMHLKFVETESTFDYFRSTREYLEAYGKPVAFYSDKHAVFRVNGKGAVGGDGMTQFGRALHQLNIDIICANSPQAKGRVERANGTLQDRLVKEMRLAGISTLEAGNAFLPAFMADFNRRFAKAPYSDKDLHRPLSEDDELDDVFAWREERTVSRNLTLQYDQVLFILEPNAITLSLARQRVTVYDYPDGRFAIKHKGLELPYRPFDRRQQVDQAAVVENKRLGPVLAYIAERQKELDMSRSNSAPRRRGQGKSLFKVG from the coding sequence ATGACGGTGATCGGGATGAGCCGGCCGGAGATCGATCGGGTTCACATTCTGCGGGACGTCGTGGCGGAGCGAATTACGGTGCGCGAAGCTGCCCAACTGCTGCGGATCACACGGCGCCAAGTGTTCCGATTACTCAAGGCCTATCAGACCGGTGGTCCCACGGCCTTGGTGTCGCGCCGGCGCGGCAAGCCCAGCAACCGCTCCTACCCGGCGGCGCTGCGGACCGAGGTGCTGGCGCTGATCACAGCCAACTATGCCGATTTCGGCCCGACGCTCGCCTGCGAGAAGCTCGCCGAGCGGCACGGCATCGATCTGGGTGTCGAGACGATCCGGCGCTGGATGATCGCGGCGGGTCTCTGGCAGGAGCGCCGGCAGAAGCTCAAAGGGGTGCACCAGCCGCGCTATCGGCGCGACTGCGTCGGCGAACTCGTCCAGATCGACGGCTCCGAGCACTCCTGGTTCGAGGATCGCGGCCCACCCTGCACGCTTCTGGTCTACATTGACGATGCCACCAGCCGGCTGATGCACCTGAAGTTCGTCGAGACCGAGTCGACCTTTGATTATTTCCGATCGACCCGGGAGTACCTGGAGGCCTACGGCAAGCCGGTGGCGTTCTACTCCGACAAGCATGCCGTCTTCCGCGTCAACGGCAAAGGAGCGGTGGGCGGTGACGGCATGACCCAGTTCGGGCGGGCGCTGCATCAGCTCAACATCGACATCATCTGCGCCAACTCGCCCCAAGCCAAAGGCCGCGTCGAGCGCGCCAACGGCACCTTGCAGGACCGCCTGGTCAAGGAGATGCGCCTGGCTGGGATCTCGACCCTTGAGGCGGGCAATGCCTTCCTGCCGGCATTCATGGCGGACTTCAACCGCCGCTTTGCCAAGGCGCCCTACAGCGACAAGGACCTGCATCGCCCGCTCAGCGAGGACGATGAGCTGGATGACGTGTTCGCCTGGCGGGAGGAGCGGACGGTCTCGCGCAATCTGACCCTGCAGTACGACCAGGTGCTGTTCATTCTCGAGCCGAACGCGATCACGCTGTCCCTCGCCCGCCAGCGGGTGACCGTCTACGACTATCCGGATGGGCGCTTTGCCATCAAGCACAAGGGCCTGGAGCTGCCGTACAGGCCCTTTGACCGCCGTCAGCAGGTGGATCAGGCGGCAGTTGTCGAGAACAAGCGGCTGGGTCCGGTTCTGGCCTACATTGCCGAGCGGCAGAAGGAGCTCGACATGAGCCGGAGCAACAGCGCCCCGCGGCGGCGCGGCCAAGGCAAGAGCCTGTTCAAGGTGGGTTGA